In one Chitinophaga sancti genomic region, the following are encoded:
- a CDS encoding DUF2306 domain-containing protein gives METLVKILIYIHAFFGGLGLISGIAGIAVKKGSKLHKNSGKAFSYSMFISSLVSLVIARMPGHENLFLFLIGVYTIYLVLAGNRALTFKGDIKSSADTIDKTISGTMLGASVLMLLIGIYQLTMHKGGNAVLFAFFGGFGLYMTLKDFYTFRVFKEKKNAWLSSHIGRMVAALIASITAFMVAGLHLQTLVMWTLPSVIGTIYISYWNRKIKGMPSLALAK, from the coding sequence ATGGAAACGCTTGTAAAGATCCTGATTTATATACATGCCTTTTTTGGCGGCCTTGGGCTGATCAGTGGCATTGCCGGCATTGCCGTAAAAAAAGGTAGTAAGCTGCATAAGAACAGTGGTAAAGCATTTTCTTATTCCATGTTTATCAGTTCCCTGGTATCGCTGGTGATTGCCAGAATGCCGGGCCATGAGAACCTGTTTTTGTTTTTAATCGGCGTGTATACTATTTACCTGGTGCTGGCTGGCAACCGCGCGCTTACGTTCAAAGGCGATATAAAAAGCAGTGCAGATACGATTGATAAAACTATATCAGGTACGATGCTCGGTGCTTCTGTACTGATGCTGCTGATCGGCATTTACCAGCTTACGATGCACAAGGGCGGCAATGCTGTATTGTTTGCGTTCTTTGGCGGCTTTGGTTTGTATATGACACTAAAGGATTTTTACACTTTCAGGGTTTTTAAAGAGAAGAAAAATGCATGGCTGAGTAGTCATATAGGGAGGATGGTAGCGGCCCTGATTGCTTCTATTACCGCCTTTATGGTAGCCGGTTTGCACCTGCAAACGCTGGTAATGTGGACACTGCCTTCCGTGATCGGAACGATTTATATCAGTTACTGGAATCGCAAGATAAAAGGAATGCCTTCGCTGGCATTGGCAAAATAA
- a CDS encoding TonB-dependent receptor — translation MYNKILTTILFLLLTTVALGQAQITGSVTDNKKQAIPGVSVALKDTYDGTTTDSSGHFRIRTTEKGTITVVASATGYETKIQTITLAGQPVQLDFALKEKISELNAVTVTAGAFGGGMGKKGLTVLSSLDVQTTAGANADISRAVNTLPGAQQISNQEGLFVRGGDSYEAKQFIDGSLVNRPYYLSASNIPSRGRYPATLFKGFAFSTGGYSALYGQALSSVLIMETIDLPQQSEANAFISPIQNSLGIQQLAKNGKSSFGFNYQYTNTSLYYALVKQTPDYFIRPRFHNADANFRIKTQNGMIKYYTTFSYNKLGVRNFNIDSVDMKTALTLSNYNWFNAISWKENLGDGWKMTLSASYSITHDSIRSQLQDAHNVPQYTFEKYWLDTVNFRLDRKESLVQGKAVIEKRFSNLNTIRFGSEYWYSQYDFVYNSVNKHLPDQLTAGFAETELYFTNSLVATVGVRAEYSSILQKAKVAPRASLAYRMGKGSTISAAYGQFYQKPENSYLQVSPSLDYTKATHYIINYQRQVRGTFLRVEAFYKQYEDLVKTVPSYNNSGSGYAKGVELYFRDKSTFKHLDYSLSYSYLDTKRDYLNYPTALMPGIAANHTATASVKRFITKIGTGASLTYTFATGRPYYAILPDGSGKTYYIKDQGKTNGYQTLDLSIYHLTRMGKAAAIWYASATNLLGRTNIAGYNYSYNAMVKQPILPPAQRTFFVGLILNWGIDRRQDAIDNL, via the coding sequence ATGTACAATAAGATACTTACCACAATATTGTTCCTGCTTTTAACCACCGTAGCCCTTGGGCAGGCGCAAATAACCGGTTCGGTTACGGACAACAAAAAGCAGGCAATACCCGGGGTATCTGTTGCTTTAAAAGACACCTACGATGGTACGACCACGGATTCCAGCGGACATTTCCGGATCCGTACCACGGAAAAAGGTACTATTACGGTGGTCGCTTCGGCCACGGGGTATGAAACCAAAATACAAACCATTACCCTGGCAGGCCAGCCCGTTCAACTGGACTTTGCCCTGAAGGAAAAGATCAGTGAACTGAATGCCGTCACGGTCACCGCAGGGGCCTTCGGAGGAGGCATGGGTAAAAAAGGATTGACTGTATTAAGCTCCCTGGACGTGCAAACCACGGCTGGTGCCAATGCAGACATTTCCCGTGCCGTCAATACCCTGCCCGGTGCACAGCAGATCAGTAACCAGGAAGGCCTTTTTGTAAGAGGCGGCGACAGCTATGAGGCTAAACAGTTCATAGACGGCTCCCTGGTGAACAGACCCTACTACCTGAGTGCCTCTAATATACCCAGCCGCGGCAGGTACCCCGCTACCCTGTTCAAAGGGTTTGCTTTCAGCACCGGTGGTTATTCCGCCCTGTACGGACAAGCCCTCAGTTCCGTATTGATCATGGAAACCATCGATCTCCCCCAGCAATCAGAAGCCAATGCCTTCATCTCTCCTATCCAGAACAGCCTGGGTATACAGCAACTGGCTAAGAACGGCAAATCGTCCTTTGGCTTCAATTATCAATATACCAACACCAGCCTGTATTATGCGCTGGTGAAACAAACACCCGATTATTTTATCCGTCCGCGGTTTCATAATGCAGATGCCAATTTCCGCATCAAGACCCAAAACGGGATGATTAAATACTACACTACTTTCAGTTATAACAAACTGGGTGTACGCAACTTCAACATTGACAGTGTTGATATGAAAACTGCCCTTACCCTCAGTAATTACAACTGGTTCAATGCCATCAGCTGGAAAGAGAACCTGGGAGATGGATGGAAAATGACACTCTCTGCCAGCTACAGCATTACCCACGACAGCATCCGCAGTCAATTGCAGGATGCACACAATGTGCCGCAATATACCTTCGAAAAATACTGGCTGGATACGGTGAACTTCAGGCTTGACAGAAAGGAAAGCCTGGTACAGGGAAAAGCCGTGATCGAGAAAAGATTCAGCAACCTGAATACCATTCGCTTTGGAAGTGAATACTGGTACTCACAATATGACTTTGTTTATAATAGCGTTAATAAGCATTTGCCTGATCAGCTAACTGCAGGCTTTGCTGAAACAGAACTTTACTTTACGAATTCGCTCGTGGCCACGGTTGGTGTCAGGGCTGAATATTCTTCCATCCTTCAAAAGGCCAAAGTGGCACCCCGTGCCTCATTGGCCTATAGGATGGGCAAAGGATCTACCATCTCTGCTGCATACGGACAGTTCTACCAGAAACCAGAGAACTCCTATTTGCAGGTCAGCCCATCACTGGATTATACCAAAGCCACTCACTATATCATCAACTACCAGCGACAGGTACGTGGTACCTTCCTGAGAGTGGAAGCTTTCTACAAGCAATATGAAGACCTGGTTAAAACTGTGCCTTCGTACAATAACAGCGGCAGTGGTTATGCCAAAGGAGTTGAACTGTATTTCCGTGATAAGTCCACTTTCAAGCACCTGGATTACAGTCTCAGTTATTCCTACCTGGATACGAAACGTGATTACCTGAATTACCCAACAGCACTCATGCCGGGTATTGCAGCCAACCACACCGCCACCGCCTCTGTGAAACGGTTTATCACAAAAATCGGCACCGGTGCCAGTCTTACTTATACCTTTGCTACCGGCAGGCCTTATTATGCCATACTACCTGATGGCAGCGGCAAAACATATTACATCAAAGATCAGGGCAAAACGAACGGCTACCAGACACTGGACCTGAGTATTTACCACCTGACCAGGATGGGCAAAGCAGCCGCAATCTGGTATGCATCTGCCACCAACCTGCTGGGCCGTACGAATATAGCAGGCTACAACTACTCTTATAATGCCATGGTCAAACAACCCATTCTGCCACCGGCACAACGAACCTTCTTCGTTGGCCTGATCCTGAACTGGGGTATAGACAGAAGACAAGACGCAATTGATAACCTTTAA
- a CDS encoding LytR/AlgR family response regulator transcription factor, with amino-acid sequence MYLTCIIIDEDPLSVDMLEYYISQTDGIRLIAKLAKASDILSTIRKSAPDIVFIDVSITGIENLVFDDIFQKDIVYVFVTKYPYDYVLDILPRQLANIGYLNKPVSFLLFKKEIGRIKDLHASKLN; translated from the coding sequence ATGTATTTGACATGCATCATAATAGACGAAGACCCGCTCAGTGTTGATATGCTGGAATACTATATCAGTCAGACGGATGGAATACGGCTCATTGCCAAATTGGCCAAAGCCTCCGACATACTGTCTACGATCAGAAAGTCCGCTCCGGATATAGTTTTTATAGACGTCAGTATTACAGGTATAGAAAACCTGGTGTTTGACGACATTTTCCAGAAAGACATTGTATATGTTTTCGTCACCAAGTATCCATATGACTATGTGCTGGATATATTACCCAGACAATTAGCCAATATTGGATATTTAAACAAGCCGGTAAGCTTCCTGCTCTTCAAAAAAGAAATAGGAAGGATTAAGGACCTGCACGCATCCAAACTAAATTAA
- a CDS encoding sensor histidine kinase, translating to MKPRPFNFARLLIPENVKYVHIVFWCIMLALYTLNIMFLFSTNALISLIFGLRNLLGAMTFFYFIFYVLVPVFLKKKKRALFLVGLLVPFWLWAVINYVFMSLLVNNFSISDRDLLASVKVIADKSIWQILAPHTVFQTFIGVLMIVTPPITIKLVEEISRSMTRSLRLERDNLNLEVSFLRSQLNPHFLFNTLNNIYSLSVRNNPKAPELIMQLSDMLRYTLYESNREVVELSKEADFLYNYVQLEKARYGKDVDIQFIYDSESLEGFKIVPLLTFPFIENSFKHGLDTTTKDPWLKISFEVADNTLYFEIANSKGDESLFKHHKESGTGGIGIANTQKRLSLLYQDKYSLSINNSPDSHSINLNITLI from the coding sequence ATGAAACCAAGACCATTTAATTTTGCCCGATTACTTATCCCGGAGAATGTTAAGTATGTACACATCGTATTCTGGTGTATCATGTTAGCGCTGTATACCCTGAATATTATGTTCCTTTTCTCGACAAATGCACTTATTTCCCTCATATTCGGTTTAAGGAACCTGCTGGGGGCCATGACATTCTTTTATTTCATCTTTTATGTGCTGGTACCGGTTTTCCTGAAAAAGAAGAAACGGGCGCTGTTCCTTGTCGGCCTCTTAGTGCCCTTCTGGCTCTGGGCAGTGATCAACTATGTGTTTATGTCGCTGCTGGTTAATAACTTCTCTATATCTGACAGGGATCTGCTGGCCTCTGTAAAGGTCATTGCCGACAAATCGATCTGGCAGATCCTGGCACCGCATACTGTTTTCCAGACTTTCATCGGGGTACTCATGATCGTGACACCTCCTATTACTATTAAACTGGTCGAAGAGATCTCCCGGTCTATGACCAGGTCACTCCGCCTGGAAAGAGATAACCTGAACCTGGAGGTGAGTTTCCTGCGATCACAACTGAATCCGCACTTTTTATTCAATACCCTTAATAATATCTATTCGCTGTCTGTCAGGAATAATCCAAAAGCACCCGAATTGATTATGCAGCTCTCCGATATGCTGCGGTATACATTGTACGAATCCAACCGCGAAGTAGTAGAGCTGTCGAAAGAAGCCGATTTCCTATATAACTATGTTCAGTTAGAGAAAGCCAGGTATGGAAAGGATGTAGATATCCAGTTTATCTACGATTCAGAATCCCTGGAAGGGTTCAAGATCGTACCCCTGCTCACATTCCCGTTCATCGAGAATTCATTCAAGCACGGGCTGGATACCACCACCAAAGATCCCTGGCTAAAGATTTCATTTGAGGTGGCGGACAATACCCTCTATTTTGAAATCGCAAACAGTAAAGGAGACGAATCATTATTCAAACATCATAAAGAATCCGGAACGGGGGGGATAGGGATTGCAAATACGCAGAAACGCCTGTCCTTATTATACCAGGATAAATATTCATTGTCGATTAACAATAGTCCGGACTCCCATAGTATCAACCTTAACATAACTCTTATCTAG
- a CDS encoding LytR/AlgR family response regulator transcription factor, giving the protein MKKIKCIIVDDEPLSRELLESHIERIPFLELVKSCADAFDAIDILQTDTIELLITDIQMPRINGLELIKSLSNPPFLIFATAYSNYAIEGYDLNAVDFLLKPISFERFLKAINKAKKDIDQKTGETAAAATPVGQSQHALQPQHLFVKDGHKLSKILFEDILYIEGMKDYIKIVTKQKNVVTYMRMKSIEEVLPETQFVRIHKSYIIHLPAIKSVVGNSIELINNESIIISKQHKQMLIDRLNVAGKV; this is encoded by the coding sequence ATGAAGAAAATCAAATGCATCATTGTCGATGATGAGCCATTATCCCGGGAATTGTTAGAAAGTCATATCGAGCGCATACCCTTCTTAGAGCTTGTCAAATCCTGCGCTGATGCTTTCGATGCGATAGACATATTGCAGACAGATACCATTGAACTCCTGATCACAGATATCCAGATGCCAAGGATCAATGGCCTGGAACTGATCAAATCATTGTCTAATCCGCCTTTCCTCATCTTTGCCACGGCTTATTCCAATTATGCCATCGAGGGGTATGATCTGAATGCGGTAGACTTTTTATTAAAGCCTATTTCGTTCGAAAGATTTTTAAAAGCGATCAATAAAGCAAAGAAAGATATTGATCAGAAAACGGGTGAAACCGCAGCAGCTGCTACGCCTGTAGGCCAGTCACAACATGCCTTACAGCCACAACACCTGTTTGTGAAAGATGGACATAAATTATCCAAGATCTTATTCGAAGATATTCTGTACATCGAAGGGATGAAAGACTATATCAAAATAGTCACCAAACAAAAGAACGTAGTGACTTATATGCGTATGAAGAGTATAGAAGAAGTGCTGCCTGAAACACAGTTCGTACGTATCCACAAGTCATATATCATACATCTTCCTGCTATCAAATCAGTCGTTGGTAATTCAATAGAATTAATCAATAATGAATCTATCATCATTTCAAAACAACATAAACAAATGCTGATCGACCGGTTAAATGTAGCTGGTAAAGTATAG
- a CDS encoding AMP-binding protein translates to MYKDSFFIPFTEHHDSIIIDATQSKSYTYEEVYSQIADIAAGIGQLQLAKHSIVVIYGYKNAFKSLLLFFSCLKCDLIPFLVETGGLSKITDLKFNAIIAEAAIADSIVENATAQKVNDAFIYHNIHEDVYVGDENDLLVVSSSGTTAGTPKKILLGKQQTIANIASNREAMAITKDDVTLVLLPVSYSYGLIAQFLTHFFTGAKIVLGERLLGILQLPQLFQKHQITNVFMTPLLARLILYYYQKIPKIKNTLRFLTMGGDKPHLPTFQKVFRLFSCPIYSTYGLAEAGPRVATCKYNDVPGKDSEACIGLVNPGITLRVAATEKYQDKYNDTPIGYLQIESPSIYLGYIRGNVLDRPASNAVLTTKDIVVKKNDRYFILGREGDFIEYKDRIIWFNSLSDELYHAPEVLKVSIRKDSEDRMEIGVFHRNKINIPEVEQALKEKYDLHAGDHYDLKLIEFNNTYYK, encoded by the coding sequence ATGTATAAGGACTCATTTTTCATACCCTTTACTGAACATCACGACTCCATCATAATAGATGCCACACAGTCTAAGAGTTATACTTATGAAGAAGTGTATAGCCAGATTGCTGACATCGCAGCGGGGATCGGACAACTACAACTGGCAAAACATTCTATCGTCGTTATCTATGGTTACAAGAATGCATTCAAATCGTTGTTGCTGTTCTTCTCCTGCCTGAAATGTGACCTGATCCCTTTCCTGGTAGAAACCGGTGGATTGAGTAAGATCACTGATCTCAAATTCAACGCGATCATTGCAGAAGCAGCCATTGCCGATAGTATAGTAGAAAATGCTACCGCACAAAAAGTAAATGATGCATTCATCTATCACAATATACACGAGGATGTTTATGTAGGTGATGAAAATGATCTGCTGGTGGTATCCAGTTCTGGTACAACCGCAGGAACACCTAAAAAGATCCTTTTAGGCAAACAGCAAACTATTGCAAACATTGCCTCTAACAGGGAAGCGATGGCTATCACAAAGGATGATGTGACGCTGGTGTTATTGCCTGTATCTTATTCCTACGGCCTCATTGCACAGTTCCTTACACATTTCTTTACAGGAGCAAAGATCGTACTGGGCGAAAGATTGCTGGGCATCTTACAGCTGCCGCAGCTCTTTCAGAAACACCAGATCACGAATGTGTTTATGACACCACTCCTGGCAAGATTGATCTTATACTATTATCAAAAGATCCCTAAGATCAAAAACACCCTGCGCTTCCTCACCATGGGAGGAGATAAGCCACACCTGCCTACCTTCCAGAAGGTATTCAGACTGTTCAGCTGCCCAATCTATAGCACTTATGGCCTGGCAGAAGCAGGACCCAGGGTCGCTACCTGCAAGTACAACGACGTACCTGGGAAAGATAGTGAAGCCTGCATTGGCCTTGTCAATCCGGGTATCACACTCAGGGTTGCTGCCACGGAAAAATACCAGGACAAGTATAACGATACGCCTATCGGCTATCTGCAGATAGAAAGTCCTTCCATCTACCTCGGTTATATCAGGGGCAATGTACTGGACAGACCTGCTTCCAATGCAGTACTTACTACAAAAGATATTGTAGTGAAGAAGAACGACCGCTACTTTATCCTGGGCAGGGAAGGCGATTTCATCGAATACAAAGACAGGATCATCTGGTTCAACAGTCTCTCCGATGAGCTGTATCATGCCCCCGAAGTACTGAAAGTAAGCATCCGTAAGGATAGTGAAGACAGGATGGAGATAGGCGTCTTTCACAGGAACAAGATCAATATTCCCGAAGTGGAACAGGCCCTGAAAGAGAAGTACGACCTGCATGCAGGTGATCATTACGACCTCAAACTAATAGAGTTTAATAATACCTATTACAAATGA
- a CDS encoding 4'-phosphopantetheinyl transferase family protein — protein MTRLFITEIKPAADPNSMDTIKAYFSDELVNRLTKSPGAGHWLKRVTSRLMLVQIFKELELDVTLLRGLHYNRHGKLVMDTGTPNISISYSNSIVACVVSEHKIGVDIEDISEPPASKTMTLLEKWTGRKVKDQMDFFMLWTQIESIAKLYDDKGLADIFYGNLLSEKHYTRQYLLNNNYLVSMSALTCLDTAGQIKTLTI, from the coding sequence ATGACCCGTCTATTCATTACTGAAATAAAACCAGCAGCTGACCCAAACAGCATGGACACAATCAAGGCATATTTCAGTGATGAATTAGTAAACAGGTTAACGAAATCTCCCGGGGCGGGGCACTGGTTAAAGAGAGTGACATCCAGGTTAATGCTTGTACAGATCTTTAAGGAACTGGAACTGGATGTAACGCTACTCAGGGGCCTGCATTACAATAGGCATGGAAAGTTAGTGATGGATACGGGAACCCCCAATATATCTATCTCTTATAGCAACAGCATCGTAGCATGTGTAGTAAGTGAACACAAAATAGGTGTCGATATCGAAGATATCAGTGAGCCGCCTGCCAGCAAAACAATGACCCTGCTGGAAAAATGGACAGGCAGAAAAGTAAAGGACCAGATGGACTTCTTTATGCTCTGGACACAGATTGAATCGATCGCTAAGCTATACGACGACAAAGGATTGGCTGATATATTCTACGGCAATCTGCTATCAGAAAAACATTATACCCGACAATATCTTTTAAACAATAACTACCTCGTATCCATGTCTGCACTGACATGCCTGGATACTGCTGGCCAAATAAAAACATTGACTATATGA
- the fabZ gene encoding 3-hydroxyacyl-ACP dehydratase FabZ, which yields MTTAEFDTLKPSALLPHREPMLLVDKVLHTDFKNTITTETEIGEDMIFLKGHFPGYPLLPGVIIIEAMFQASGVLNRVATLERDGEAKQKTKLGKAVKVKSATFYKEVLPGDKLVITSERIKNILNFSEYKAVATVNGEVVCKAEITLSISI from the coding sequence ATGACAACGGCAGAATTTGATACCCTGAAGCCATCTGCGCTACTACCCCACAGAGAGCCAATGTTGCTGGTGGATAAGGTATTGCACACAGACTTTAAAAATACCATTACAACCGAAACTGAAATAGGGGAGGACATGATTTTCCTGAAAGGACATTTCCCCGGTTATCCCTTACTACCAGGTGTGATCATCATCGAGGCCATGTTCCAGGCATCCGGTGTACTCAACAGGGTGGCTACCCTGGAAAGAGATGGTGAAGCAAAACAGAAAACAAAACTGGGCAAGGCTGTGAAAGTAAAATCAGCTACGTTCTACAAGGAAGTGTTGCCCGGCGATAAACTGGTGATTACATCTGAGCGCATCAAGAATATCCTCAACTTCAGCGAATACAAGGCGGTCGCCACAGTAAACGGAGAAGTAGTATGTAAAGCAGAAATCACTTTATCTATAAGCATATGA
- a CDS encoding beta-ketoacyl synthase N-terminal-like domain-containing protein — MKNNNKILITGLGSVSPLGYGSAAAWEKILAGENGLSIKSNWTNASIQPQYYGEAPAIEFASEVKWDDRFPPQQYSKLGLLACKKALDDAGIVLEASDNEIGLVIETSLGATASVEDYLYDLYRFGLQKISPVKFTKTVANTVLGDISRVFKLNGPSSLIYNSNSITYGFDLIKKGLADIVICGGVDHYTEFRILSEQESNHLVPVNEDTDPFSASTKEPDDRRNILGDGAAFLVLESEASAERRGAKRYAELVEYHSCFDYQNVEDTTRRSKEVVQSAINALKPIVSATGKLVYLSAYTTAGQLEHNERHLLEDLNKQHETYPLRHKAYTGDMKSASSIMGASIASQILYSDRFPEPDASGDHPSGFAYALVNTSHEGGGSSHLLLRKTN, encoded by the coding sequence ATGAAAAATAATAACAAGATCCTGATCACTGGCCTTGGCAGCGTTTCCCCACTGGGATATGGTTCTGCTGCCGCATGGGAGAAGATCCTTGCAGGCGAAAATGGTCTCAGCATAAAAAGCAACTGGACCAATGCCAGTATTCAACCCCAGTACTATGGCGAAGCCCCTGCAATAGAATTCGCCAGCGAAGTAAAATGGGATGACCGTTTCCCTCCCCAGCAATATTCTAAACTCGGTTTGCTGGCCTGCAAGAAAGCACTGGACGATGCAGGCATTGTACTCGAAGCATCCGACAACGAAATCGGCCTGGTGATAGAAACCAGTCTCGGTGCCACCGCTTCGGTAGAAGATTACCTGTATGACCTGTACCGTTTCGGTCTCCAGAAAATAAGCCCGGTGAAGTTTACGAAAACCGTTGCCAACACCGTACTAGGCGATATCTCAAGGGTTTTCAAACTGAACGGCCCCAGCTCTTTGATCTATAATTCCAACAGTATCACCTACGGTTTTGACCTGATCAAAAAAGGCCTTGCTGATATCGTGATCTGTGGCGGTGTAGACCACTACACAGAATTCAGGATCCTGAGTGAGCAGGAAAGCAATCACCTGGTACCTGTAAATGAAGATACGGACCCATTCAGTGCCTCCACCAAAGAGCCTGATGACCGCCGCAATATACTCGGGGATGGTGCCGCCTTCCTGGTGCTGGAAAGTGAAGCCAGCGCGGAACGGAGAGGAGCAAAGCGATATGCAGAACTGGTAGAATACCACAGCTGCTTCGACTATCAGAATGTGGAAGATACCACAAGGCGATCAAAAGAAGTGGTGCAGTCAGCGATCAATGCCCTCAAACCCATCGTTTCGGCCACCGGGAAACTGGTATACCTGAGTGCTTACACTACTGCCGGGCAATTGGAACACAATGAACGGCATCTCCTGGAAGACCTGAATAAACAACACGAAACATACCCCCTGCGGCACAAAGCCTACACCGGTGATATGAAGTCGGCCAGCAGCATCATGGGGGCAAGCATTGCCAGCCAGATCCTGTACAGTGACCGCTTCCCTGAGCCGGATGCCAGCGGAGATCACCCCTCCGGTTTCGCTTATGCCCTGGTCAATACAAGCCATGAAGGTGGCGGTAGCTCACATCTCTTACTTAGAAAAACTAATTAA
- a CDS encoding SDR family NAD(P)-dependent oxidoreductase, producing MKNIFITGGSKGIGKELVKRFARLGHQVVFTYQYSAESAQKIVDELHAEGFPNVYTFKCDMGNEAEVKALFKGNKEILKEVDVLINNAGIRDSKMNANPKPFLMTSSAEWWEVMHNNVNGVMNTSRAVLPSMIKRKNGRIINVTSLAGIKGNPGQSAYAASKAAINCFSKSLSKEVKGMGIIINCVAPGFIETDMVDNLPDQYISNRVGNSLLKRMGTTDEISNFISYLALECPEFLINQEIVIDGGMN from the coding sequence ATGAAAAATATTTTCATCACCGGTGGTTCCAAAGGAATCGGAAAAGAACTGGTAAAAAGATTCGCCCGCCTGGGTCATCAGGTAGTATTCACTTACCAGTATTCAGCAGAAAGTGCACAGAAAATCGTGGATGAACTCCACGCAGAAGGTTTCCCCAATGTATACACGTTTAAGTGCGATATGGGCAATGAAGCAGAAGTAAAAGCCCTGTTCAAAGGCAATAAGGAGATTCTGAAAGAAGTGGATGTACTGATCAACAATGCAGGCATCCGGGATAGCAAAATGAATGCAAATCCCAAACCCTTCCTCATGACATCGTCTGCAGAGTGGTGGGAAGTGATGCACAACAACGTGAATGGTGTGATGAATACCAGCCGTGCAGTACTCCCTTCCATGATCAAAAGAAAGAACGGCAGGATCATTAATGTGACCTCGCTGGCAGGGATCAAAGGCAACCCAGGGCAATCTGCTTACGCCGCTTCCAAAGCCGCTATCAATTGCTTCTCCAAATCTTTGAGTAAGGAAGTAAAGGGCATGGGTATCATCATCAACTGTGTGGCACCTGGTTTCATAGAAACTGATATGGTAGACAATCTGCCGGATCAATATATCAGCAACAGGGTAGGTAATAGTCTGCTGAAGCGCATGGGTACGACCGATGAGATCTCCAACTTCATTTCTTACCTGGCGCTGGAATGCCCCGAGTTTTTAATCAACCAGGAAATCGTGATCGATGGTGGTATGAACTAA